AATTCGTCAATTCGCAAATCTGATGCCCCATGAATTCGAAGCGCTCTTGCTTTCATACCAAAACTCCCTTTCTTTATACATGAATGTACTATGTCCATGCGTTTTGCAGGGTAAACCCGGTATGAGCAGTTGTCAATTAAATTGTTGTTTTAACAAAAATATATTTCTTAAGAACAAAAAAATTGCGATATATCGAATAAAATTCTCTTTACACCTCTTTAAAGAACCTTAATATTATTGTTTCGAAAGTATTCGGCAATTTGAGGATCAAGTTCGTCGTCGGAAATTAAAATATCAATATCCTGTACGTTCGCGAAAGAAAATGTATTGCTAATTTCCACTTTAGAAGAATCCATGAGTAATACAGTAGTTTCAGCTCTGCTGATTACAGCACGTTTAAGAGAGCTTTCTTCCAAGGCTCCACAATTAAAACCTGTTGTTTTCATATAGCCTGTAGTCCCTAGAAATGCAATATCATAATTCATCTCGCGAATTTTCTCACAGCTATCTGAACCAGAAATGCTCATACTTGAGGGATTGATCTTTCCCCCTGGCATGAATATTTGGACCTTGGAAAGTTTTGCGAGTTCGATGGCACAATGAATACCAGAAGTAAAAACCAAATGAGGTTCATCAGGAAATTTCCGAGCCAGTTCTGTAACAGTTGAGCCTGAATCAAGGAAAATAGAAGTACTTGGATATATTAGGTTAGCGGCTTTTTCCGCGATGCAACGTTTTTTTTCAACGTTTCTACAAAAACGTTTATTCAGTAAATCATCCGTACCGATAATTCGATCAACTGATTTTGCTCCTCCATGTACTCGGACAATTAATCGCATCTCATCAAGTGCTTTGAGATCATTGCGAAGGGTCATCTCAGAAACTGTAGGAAATGCTGTTTTTAAAAGAGAGAAACTGACAGCTCCATTCTCGTTGATAAATTCTTCAATTTGGTTTCTTCGGTTTTTCAAAAGAATCCTCCAAGATTTTCGAAATAAAAATTTCCAAATTAGCATAACGGAATATTGCATTATTTAGAGTCTGAAATACTGATAAGTCTTTTGATGAAATATTTATAACATATTCAACCAAGACTATTATTTATACTATCGTACAAATGAAAACTAACAGTAGAAAGCCATGAACTTATCTTGTGCTATGCCATGATAACCCGTGTTTAGAGGAAGTTTCAAGCGCGTTGCAATCTCAAATATATTTTTTTGCAGCATTCACCCATTCAGGGTAACCCTTTTGGAATCACAGCCCCCACAAAGGGTGACACTAAATATCGATTACTGCACGCCAAGTGGGCATCAGTCTTGCTTTGTATTAATGGTATCTCCCTCCAGACACTAGTCAATCTCCTCTCTCTTTAAAGTGAACCAAAATCAATTGTTTCCCTTGATCACCAATGACACCGAACACAAGAGAGGATTTTCTGTGGTTTTAGAGGTGGTCCGAAGAGGATGCCTACGACCTGCTGAAGAACCGCTTCCAGCTGGAAACCACCCTCAAGCAGGATTTCCGGGCGACTATACTCACCTTCTCCATGCTCTTGGCCATGGAAGAGGTAGTGAACGAGCAGATCCGCAAGGAAGGGGAAGACAAATAGAACAAGCATGGATATTAGATGGGCCACAATAAGTTCGTGGGCATCATCCGCGATGACCTCATACATGCGTTGACGGCCAGAAACCGGATGGACCTAGTAGCTAAGATGAACAAGGTAAGGAAGAGGGCCCGGGCTTTTGTCTGTCCTGCTCCAAGTGCAGAGAACATGAAAAACCCTGATTCCCTCATAATCTCAAGTCAACCTGCTCATCTTCCAGATGAGTCATATTTAAGTTCTGAACAATAATTATTTAGTACTGAAACATCAGATTTGTGCTATTATTTTGCGAAAAAGATAAAGGTATGGTGAATGTAGATGTATTCTTCTGTTTTCCGAAAGGTTTTCCTGATATTTTCTATATTTCTCCTAGGATTAACTGAGGTATGGGCTTTTTCTTTCCAATGGGCGCCCCTTGATCCTTTGTTTCGAGAACCTCTTGCCGATCCCTTTGCCTGCTCAACCAGTTTTCGGTCCTTAGGTATGCTGGATGAAGAGAGTATCCCCGATTCTGTATTGGTTTCAAACGAAGCTACCAACCGTTATGAGAGTATCACTTATGATGATGCCAATCAGCGTGAATATTGGCAGATGAAAAGTGCCGTGAATATCGGTCTGCTTAGGGCTTCGCTGGGATTTATTGAGATGGAAGGGTATATTCAAGGTGGGCTGAACACTGTTTTCCAGAAAAATGGTTCGGTCAATGCCTTGGGGTTCGATGGTCTCTATGGAGCCGGGGCAACCATAAGGCTTTTCAATGTCCTTGCCCTCCAGGCGGGATTTCATCATTTTTCCGGCCATTGGGGAGATGAAATCATAGGGGATTTGCTTGAATACAATCCATCTCTGGATTTATATTCTTCCACTGCAACGTACCATTTGGAGGAATATACCAGAGGTAATTCCTGGATTGCAGGGGCTTCCTTGGACCAGGGCTCTTGGGGCCGTTTGTATTTCTTTGCCGAGCTTCCTATGGAAAGATCCTGGATCAGGCCGGGAATCCATGTACCGGCAGACACCCTTAAGCCAGGAAATAGCGATACTTCTCAGTTTGAGTATATTACCGGACAGGAAGGCCTCACGGGTTTGACCCCGTATGATTCTTCCTACAAGGCTTGGAGACTGCAATCAGGCTTGGAACTCTATATTCCGGTTTCGACTATCGGCTCCTTGTTTTTGGCAGGGGATGTTCAGGCGCACCAAGATGGACAGACGCTCCATCAGGTCGGAGGCTATAATCCTTCCAATCCCTGGGAATTCGAATATACAGTAGGTGGAGGTTTTGCCTTCAATAAGGATTTCATGGAAAGAACGTTTCGGTTTGAAATCTATTATCATGATGGAAGATTCCCGCTCTTGAACTATTTTTTCCAGCGCAGCAAATATCTTGTTATGGGTATAGTAATCAGTGGTTAGGAGTCTTTTTATGAAACGAAAGGTTGTTTTTCTCTTTGTCCTTGTGTTTGCGGTTTCGTCCTGTTTTGCTTCCTACGATATGTTTGAAGATAATTTATCTTTCGATTGGTATGCGGCTGAGTCTCTGTTTCCCTCGTCTGCCCTCAATCCTTTTTCCTCGACTTCGACGCTGAATATCCTCCATCTTATCGAAGGGCAGCCTAGGTCGATTCTCTATACCGATAATGGAGAGTACACATCGGTACCTTTCTATTCAGGTACGAGCTATGCTGATGAAACGCTGTATGCCCAGCTGAAAACAGGGGTTAATATTGGTCTTTTACGGCTTTCGTTTTTTGATATGGTGGAATCGGAAGTAGGATTCCAAGGAGCCTTGAATTCTGTATTCCAAGGATTCGGAGGAGCTAAAAACCTTGGTTTCGATGGAATTTTCTTTTTCGGTTTGCATGTGAGGTTTTTCAATACAGTGACGTTCCGAACAGGGTACCAGCATTACAGCGGCCATTACGGGGATGAAACGCTCTTAAATATTACAGGGCAAACCGAGGATCCCGTAGAGTATGTCAGGGATAATGATATTCTGTTTGGGGTTTCGGTTCAGCCGGTTTCTTTCCTTCGTCTCTATGCTGATGCAAACCTTCCTTTGCCCAAGACATGGATGGCTCCTGCCATCCATATTCCTTTCTGGGTACTCAAGCCTTCTTCTGGGGAGTCTTTGCTTGAGGTTGAATCAGGGAAAGAAGGAATTGCTGTCACTGAATTTGCAGATTCCTATAAAGCGTGGATCATCGATTTTGGAATGGAGGTTCGCCTTCCTGTCCGTAATCTTGGATCCTTGCTTCTTGGCGCCGATGTCGTTGCCAACCAAGATGGACAGACACTTCATCAAGTCGGAGGCTATGATGAAGACAATCCCTGGGAATTTGAATATACCCTCGGTGCAGGTCTTGAGTTCGACCAGAGTATTGGCCTGGGGGCTACCAGACTTATGCTCTGCTATCATGATGGGAGATTCCCTTTGCTAAATTTCTTTTATCAACGGACGAAATACCTTTCCGTCGGCTTTTCAATCAGCCAGTAGTATAGGGCGGAAAAGCTAAAGGAAATACAAGGAAATTTAGAAAGCAATGAGGGGTGAAAAAATTTCCTTTGCTTTCTATTCCCTGGCTAAGGACCAAAGGTACCTTGATTTTAAAAATCTCTTATTCTGCTCTTGAGGGACTGTAAATTGCAGAATATGAACGAGAAGAATCTAAAATTTCCTGATAGGTGTTGACAAGAAAACTCAATTCAGGGTATATAAGAGAACGTCGAGCCGCTTTAGCTCAGTTGGTAGAGCAAAGGACTGAAAATCCTTGTGTCCTCAGTTCAATTCTGAGAGGCGGCAGAAAATCCTGTTACAGCAATGTAGCAGGTTTTTTTTGTCCGGAGTGTTGCGGGTTCATGTACGGCCTGGAAAGGCTCATACGATTTCCCATTGTTTTCTGGTCCATGGGAAATATCCTTGTACCCTGCTTTAATGTGTTGTATCATTCGCTTAGACCAATGCATTACCCTCAGTTTGAGGCTAATGTATAATAATGTATTTGATAACAGCGAAGTGAGAAAGTAATGGAAATATGTGGCAGATTGAAGTTAATAAGAGAATGCTATGGGAAATCTCAGGCCAAGTTTTCTCGTAGACTTATAATGTCACAGAATACGTGGGGACAAGATAAGATAGCAAAACACTCAGTGCCCATTGAATTCAAACAAAACCTTACTGTTATGGGTATCAATATTTATTGGTTGGTTACTGGCAATGGTCCGATGTACCTGTCCGAAGAATCTATAAAACAAGAAACTGGAAAAAACAGGATAGTCTATGACCGTTCAGAATTATTTAATATCCGAATCAATGCTGGAACACTCTCTTCATGATGCATCTCATCACAAGAGCCTGGGAAAGGTAATCGGCAGGTTCATGATGTATTGGTAGAAACACCCC
The sequence above is a segment of the Sphaerochaeta pleomorpha str. Grapes genome. Coding sequences within it:
- a CDS encoding DeoR/GlpR family DNA-binding transcription regulator: MKNRRNQIEEFINENGAVSFSLLKTAFPTVSEMTLRNDLKALDEMRLIVRVHGGAKSVDRIIGTDDLLNKRFCRNVEKKRCIAEKAANLIYPSTSIFLDSGSTVTELARKFPDEPHLVFTSGIHCAIELAKLSKVQIFMPGGKINPSSMSISGSDSCEKIREMNYDIAFLGTTGYMKTTGFNCGALEESSLKRAVISRAETTVLLMDSSKVEISNTFSFANVQDIDILISDDELDPQIAEYFRNNNIKVL